Proteins found in one Seonamhaeicola sp. S2-3 genomic segment:
- a CDS encoding PPK2 family polyphosphate kinase: MREYKVTSKISLKDRPTKVVIDDAKKQLKKTRKKLGKLQDTLYAHGKYAVLVCLQGMDTAGKDSLIREVFKDFNARGVEVHSFKVPTELELKHDYLWRHYLALPARGKFGVFNRTHYENVLVTRVHPGYILGENIPSVNTVEDVNDAFWDKRFEQINNFEKHVAENGTIIFKFFLNLSKEEQKYRLLRRLNKQEKNWKFSPSDLKERKLWDTYQECYEDAINRTSKAYAPWYTIPADDKPSARYIVAKTIYDTLKEYTDIEEPELDDDIKANIEQYKQQLKNE; this comes from the coding sequence ATGAGAGAATATAAAGTGACTTCTAAAATTTCATTAAAAGATAGACCCACTAAAGTTGTAATAGATGATGCCAAAAAGCAATTAAAAAAAACTAGAAAGAAACTAGGTAAACTACAAGATACCTTATATGCTCACGGAAAATATGCTGTTTTAGTATGTTTACAAGGTATGGACACCGCAGGAAAAGATAGCTTAATAAGAGAAGTTTTTAAAGATTTTAACGCCAGAGGTGTTGAGGTACATAGTTTTAAAGTGCCTACAGAGTTAGAGCTTAAACATGACTACTTATGGAGACATTATTTAGCACTACCTGCTAGAGGTAAATTTGGTGTGTTTAACCGTACACATTATGAAAATGTATTAGTTACACGTGTGCATCCTGGTTATATTTTAGGAGAAAATATTCCTTCTGTAAATACTGTTGAAGATGTTAATGATGCTTTTTGGGACAAGCGTTTTGAACAAATAAATAATTTTGAAAAGCATGTTGCCGAAAACGGAACCATAATTTTTAAGTTCTTTTTAAACCTATCAAAAGAAGAACAGAAATACAGACTTTTAAGACGATTGAATAAACAAGAAAAAAACTGGAAATTTTCACCAAGCGATTTAAAAGAACGTAAGCTTTGGGATACATATCAAGAGTGTTATGAAGATGCTATTAATAGAACTTCTAAAGCATATGCACCTTGGTATACCATTCCTGCAGATGATAAACCTTCGGCAAGATATATTGTAGCTAAAACTATATATGATACACTTAAAGAATATACTGATATTGAAGAACCAGAGTTAGATGATGATATTAAAGCTAATATTGAACAATACAAACAACAATTAAAAAATGAATAA
- a CDS encoding sigma-54 dependent transcriptional regulator, protein MRKILVIEDEAAIRRVLVKILSEESDTYQVDEAEDGLAGIEKIKKDDFDLILCDIKMPKMDGVEVLEAVKKIKPEIPIVMISGHGDLDTAVNTMRLGAYDYISKPPDLNRLLNTVRNALDRKELVVENKILKKKVSKKYEMVGESEAISQIKEIIEKVAPTDARVLITGPNGTGKEIVAHWLHEKSERSKGNMIEVNCAAIPSELIESELFGHVKGAFTSANKDRAGKFEAANGGTIFLDEIGDMSLSAQAKVLRALQENKIQRVGSDKDIKVNVRVIAATNKNLKKEIENGKFREDLYHRLAVILIKVPALNDRREDIPLLVNHFAAKIANEQGTAKKSFSDKAIKLLQDYDWTGNIRELRNVVERLIILGGTEVSEQDVKLFASK, encoded by the coding sequence ATGCGTAAAATACTAGTAATTGAAGATGAAGCAGCCATTAGAAGAGTACTTGTAAAAATACTTTCAGAAGAAAGTGATACCTATCAAGTAGACGAAGCTGAAGATGGTTTAGCCGGAATTGAAAAAATAAAAAAAGACGATTTCGATTTAATTCTTTGCGATATAAAAATGCCAAAAATGGATGGTGTTGAAGTATTAGAAGCTGTAAAAAAAATAAAACCAGAAATTCCTATAGTCATGATTTCGGGTCACGGAGATTTAGATACAGCAGTAAACACCATGCGTTTAGGGGCTTATGATTATATTTCTAAACCACCAGATTTAAATAGATTACTAAATACAGTTAGAAACGCCTTAGACAGAAAAGAACTTGTTGTAGAAAACAAAATTCTTAAGAAAAAGGTTAGTAAAAAGTACGAAATGGTGGGTGAAAGTGAAGCTATTTCTCAAATAAAAGAAATAATTGAAAAAGTAGCCCCTACAGATGCTAGAGTTTTAATTACTGGCCCTAACGGAACTGGAAAAGAAATTGTAGCGCATTGGTTACATGAAAAAAGCGAACGTTCTAAAGGTAACATGATAGAGGTAAATTGTGCTGCTATACCAAGTGAACTAATTGAAAGTGAGCTTTTTGGTCATGTAAAAGGTGCTTTTACCAGTGCTAATAAAGATAGAGCCGGAAAATTTGAAGCAGCCAATGGTGGTACCATTTTTCTTGATGAAATAGGTGATATGAGTTTATCTGCTCAAGCTAAAGTTTTAAGGGCGCTTCAAGAAAATAAAATACAACGAGTTGGAAGTGATAAGGATATAAAGGTAAATGTGAGAGTAATTGCTGCTACCAATAAAAATTTAAAAAAAGAAATTGAAAACGGTAAATTCCGTGAAGATTTATATCATAGACTAGCAGTTATACTCATAAAAGTGCCTGCTTTAAATGATAGGCGAGAAGATATTCCGCTATTGGTAAATCATTTTGCAGCTAAAATAGCCAATGAGCAAGGAACCGCTAAAAAATCGTTTTCTGATAAAGCCATAAAATTACTTCAAGATTATGACTGGACGGGTAATATTAGAGAATTACGAAATGTAGTAGAACGATTAATTATACTTGGCGGAACAGAAGTTAGTGAGCAAGATGTTAAACTATTTGCTTCAAAATAA
- a CDS encoding mechanosensitive ion channel family protein, with amino-acid sequence MENLKAFLNESISITDKISISVKGIILVVLVIFITSVLLNLARKLLTRKLPTDDKDKFKVLFGYGKWLVYLIILLITFNAIGVNVTAIFAASAALLIGVGLALQTLFQDIIAGVLILLDQTIHVGDIIEIDGKVGRVDEVKLRTTRAVTIDNKVLIIPHHLYLTNSLYNWTQNGTITRESITVGVAYGSDVELVKKLLIEAANNHPDILKQPEPLVLFNNFGDSALEFKLIFTLSDSFQGGIPKSDLRFEIDRVFRENNISIPFPQRDVHIIQK; translated from the coding sequence ATGGAGAATTTAAAAGCCTTTCTTAATGAGTCTATAAGTATTACAGATAAAATAAGCATTTCAGTAAAAGGTATTATCCTTGTTGTTTTAGTAATTTTTATAACCTCTGTTTTACTTAATTTGGCAAGAAAGTTGCTTACCAGAAAACTCCCAACAGATGATAAAGATAAGTTTAAAGTACTTTTTGGCTACGGAAAATGGCTTGTATATCTTATTATATTGCTTATAACTTTTAATGCTATAGGGGTTAATGTAACCGCAATTTTTGCAGCATCTGCTGCCTTACTTATAGGTGTTGGTTTAGCGTTACAAACATTATTTCAAGATATAATTGCTGGGGTTTTAATTCTTTTAGATCAAACTATTCATGTAGGAGATATTATTGAAATAGATGGAAAAGTAGGAAGAGTAGATGAAGTAAAATTAAGAACCACAAGAGCCGTAACTATAGATAATAAAGTGCTAATAATACCGCATCATTTATACCTAACTAATAGTCTGTATAATTGGACACAAAATGGTACAATAACCAGAGAAAGTATAACTGTAGGGGTAGCTTACGGAAGTGATGTAGAGTTGGTTAAAAAGTTGTTGATAGAAGCAGCAAATAATCATCCTGATATTTTAAAACAACCAGAACCACTGGTATTATTTAATAACTTTGGTGATAGTGCATTAGAGTTTAAATTAATTTTCACATTAAGTGATAGTTTTCAAGGAGGAATACCTAAAAGCGATTTGCGTTTTGAAATAGATAGAGTTTTTAGAGAAAACAATATTTCTATACCATTCCCGCAAAGAGATGTTCATATTATTCAGAAATAA
- a CDS encoding ABC transporter permease, with protein sequence MNHLSLIIKREYLTKVKNKSFIVMTILSPIIMIALIAVVAYLSNLNNEKVRVISVLDESGLVKDIFKNTEHTTYDILENVSLDVAKNIVNETSSYGLLHVEKFTELDSVSKHIKFYSEESPSLTVISDLEGKLESAFTNLKMKEANIDVSKIEASQVHINIGQENFSGEESSKIDSVVKLIFGCAAGYLLFMFIIIYGNMIMRSVIEEKTSRIIEVIISSVKPVQLMLGKIIGTSLAGITQFVVWVIFGGLLMTIVSLVLGISLFDSSVPQQELIEMASQSQGIEFYFESFKQALRNMPLMNLIGAFIFFFIGGYLLYSSLYAAIGAAVDNETDTQQFMLPILMPLILAVYIGIFTVIEDPHGTVSTVFSYIPLTSPVVMLMRIPFGVPIWQQLLSLLILIGTFMSTVWFAAKIYRVGILMYGKKPSYKELIKWIKY encoded by the coding sequence ATGAATCATCTTTCACTTATCATTAAACGTGAATATTTAACTAAGGTTAAAAATAAATCATTTATAGTAATGACTATTTTAAGCCCTATCATTATGATAGCGCTTATAGCAGTAGTAGCCTATTTATCAAATTTAAATAATGAAAAGGTAAGGGTTATTTCTGTGTTAGATGAATCTGGTTTGGTAAAAGATATTTTTAAAAACACAGAGCATACAACTTATGATATACTAGAAAACGTATCGTTAGATGTAGCAAAAAATATAGTAAATGAAACCTCAAGTTATGGGTTGCTTCATGTTGAAAAATTTACAGAATTAGATTCTGTTTCAAAACACATTAAATTTTATTCTGAAGAATCTCCTTCATTAACAGTAATTTCAGATTTAGAAGGTAAACTAGAAAGCGCATTTACCAATTTAAAAATGAAGGAAGCTAATATTGATGTTTCTAAAATAGAAGCATCTCAAGTGCACATAAACATAGGACAGGAGAATTTTTCTGGCGAAGAATCTTCCAAAATTGATAGTGTAGTAAAGCTAATTTTTGGTTGTGCAGCTGGTTATTTATTATTCATGTTTATCATTATTTATGGTAATATGATAATGCGTAGTGTTATAGAAGAAAAAACCAGTAGAATTATAGAAGTAATTATATCATCTGTAAAACCAGTACAATTAATGTTAGGTAAAATTATAGGTACTTCTTTGGCAGGTATAACGCAGTTTGTTGTTTGGGTTATTTTTGGAGGACTTTTAATGACCATTGTTTCTCTAGTATTAGGAATAAGTTTATTTGATTCTTCAGTGCCACAACAAGAACTCATAGAAATGGCATCACAAAGTCAAGGGATAGAGTTTTACTTTGAATCTTTTAAACAAGCTTTAAGAAATATGCCATTAATGAATTTAATTGGGGCTTTTATATTTTTCTTTATTGGTGGGTATTTGTTGTATAGTTCGTTATATGCTGCTATTGGTGCCGCAGTAGATAATGAAACCGATACTCAACAATTTATGCTACCTATTTTAATGCCATTAATTTTAGCAGTTTATATCGGGATTTTTACTGTTATAGAAGATCCGCACGGAACAGTTTCAACAGTATTTTCATATATTCCATTAACATCGCCTGTTGTTATGCTTATGAGAATACCGTTTGGGGTACCTATTTGGCAACAGTTACTTTCTTTGTTAATTTTAATTGGTACATTTATGTCTACCGTTTGGTTTGCAGCTAAAATTTATAGAGTTGGCATTTTAATGTATGGTAAAAAACCATCCTATAAAGAATTGATAAAATGGATTAAATATTAA
- a CDS encoding ABC transporter ATP-binding protein, which translates to MSNLLEVHEVSKNFGDFKALNNVSINVPKGSIFGLLGPNGAGKTTLIRVINQITMPDSGTVHLDGDLLNPSHIKEIGYLPEERGLYKSMKVGEQALYLAQLKGLSKAEAKQRLKYWFDRLEIGDWWNKKIQELSKGMAQKIQFVVTVLHNPKLLIFDEPFSGFDPINANLIKDEILRLREEGATVIFSTHRMESVEELCDDIALIHKSNKILEGKLIDIKRQYKTNTFEVGLEAENKILLKESLTEKFTVSEANFKSLNNDLKLNIKLKNGESAQDLIAFLNQKAQINHFVEVIPSANDIFIQTVQNN; encoded by the coding sequence ATGAGCAACTTATTAGAAGTTCATGAGGTTTCTAAAAATTTCGGAGATTTTAAAGCACTCAACAATGTATCAATCAATGTCCCTAAAGGAAGCATTTTTGGGCTTTTAGGGCCTAATGGGGCTGGTAAAACAACTTTAATTAGGGTCATTAATCAAATTACTATGCCAGATTCTGGTACCGTGCATTTAGATGGCGATTTACTAAACCCTTCACATATAAAAGAAATAGGGTATTTACCAGAAGAACGTGGTTTATACAAATCTATGAAAGTTGGAGAGCAAGCTTTGTATTTAGCCCAATTAAAAGGCCTAAGTAAAGCCGAAGCTAAACAACGTTTAAAATATTGGTTTGACCGTTTAGAAATAGGCGATTGGTGGAACAAGAAAATACAAGAACTTTCAAAAGGGATGGCTCAAAAAATTCAGTTTGTAGTTACCGTATTGCACAATCCTAAATTGTTAATTTTTGATGAACCTTTTTCGGGTTTTGACCCTATAAATGCCAATTTAATTAAAGACGAAATTTTACGCTTACGTGAAGAAGGCGCAACAGTAATATTTTCAACACATAGAATGGAATCTGTTGAAGAATTATGTGATGATATTGCTTTAATTCATAAATCAAATAAAATTCTTGAGGGCAAACTAATCGATATAAAAAGACAATATAAAACCAATACTTTTGAAGTAGGTTTAGAGGCTGAAAATAAAATCTTATTAAAAGAAAGTTTAACCGAAAAATTCACAGTGTCTGAAGCCAATTTTAAATCCTTAAATAACGATTTAAAGTTAAATATTAAACTTAAAAATGGAGAATCGGCGCAAGATCTTATAGCATTTTTAAATCAAAAAGCACAAATTAATCACTTTGTAGAAGTAATACCTAGTGCCAACGATATATTTATTCAAACTGTACAGAATAACTAA
- the dnaJ gene encoding molecular chaperone DnaJ, producing the protein MAKRDYYEVLGVSKGASASEIKKAYRKKAIEFHPDKNPDDKEAEAKFKEAAEAYEVLSDPDKKARYDQFGHQAFENGGGFGGGGMNMDDIFSQFGDIFGGAFGGGFSGFGGGGGQRRVKGSNLRIRVKLTLEEIANGVEKKIKVKRKVKAAGTTYKTCSTCGGTGQVTRIANTILGRMQTSSTCNVCGGTGQVIDKKPADADAQGLKVVEETVSIKIPAGVVDGMQLKVSGKGNEAPGNGIAGDILVVIEEEAHHKLQREGDNLHYDLYVSYPDAVLGTSKEIDTVTGKVRIKIEPGVQSGKILRLRGKGIPSINGYGKGDLLVHVNVWTPKTLNKQQREFFESMRNDEHFDPKPQSSDKSFFEKVKDMFS; encoded by the coding sequence ATGGCAAAAAGAGATTATTACGAAGTATTAGGAGTTAGCAAAGGAGCCAGTGCTTCAGAAATTAAAAAGGCATATCGGAAAAAAGCGATAGAGTTTCATCCCGATAAAAATCCAGATGATAAGGAAGCCGAAGCAAAATTTAAAGAAGCAGCTGAAGCCTATGAAGTATTAAGTGACCCTGATAAAAAAGCTAGATATGATCAGTTTGGTCATCAAGCCTTTGAAAATGGCGGAGGCTTTGGTGGCGGTGGCATGAATATGGATGACATATTTAGTCAGTTTGGTGATATATTTGGCGGCGCCTTTGGTGGTGGTTTCTCTGGTTTTGGTGGCGGTGGCGGCCAACGTAGGGTAAAAGGAAGTAACCTACGCATACGTGTTAAGTTAACTCTTGAAGAAATTGCTAACGGCGTTGAAAAGAAAATAAAAGTTAAGCGTAAAGTTAAAGCTGCAGGAACCACTTATAAAACATGCTCAACTTGTGGAGGTACAGGGCAAGTTACTCGTATTGCCAATACTATTTTAGGTAGAATGCAAACCTCTTCAACATGTAATGTTTGTGGGGGTACTGGTCAAGTTATTGATAAAAAACCAGCCGATGCCGATGCTCAAGGATTAAAAGTTGTTGAAGAAACCGTATCTATAAAAATACCAGCAGGTGTGGTTGATGGTATGCAACTTAAAGTATCTGGAAAAGGAAACGAAGCTCCAGGTAACGGAATTGCTGGCGATATTTTAGTGGTTATTGAAGAAGAAGCACACCATAAATTACAACGCGAAGGTGATAATTTACATTACGATTTGTATGTAAGTTACCCCGATGCAGTTTTAGGAACTTCAAAAGAAATAGATACGGTTACTGGTAAAGTGCGTATTAAAATAGAACCAGGAGTACAAAGTGGTAAAATATTACGCTTACGCGGAAAAGGAATACCAAGTATAAATGGTTACGGAAAAGGAGATTTGTTGGTGCATGTTAACGTTTGGACACCAAAAACACTTAACAAGCAACAAAGAGAGTTTTTTGAAAGTATGAGAAATGACGAGCATTTTGATCCAAAACCACAAAGCTCAGATAAATCATTCTTTGAAAAAGTAAAAGATATGTTCTCTTAA
- a CDS encoding nucleotide exchange factor GrpE, whose product MSKKKKNTDIEQEQVEATQTETVEVKEKEETSAEEQTVEEQTIEEKLQEEVKQEKDKFLRLFAEFENYKKRTSKERLDLFKTANEEVMVALLPIIDDFERALTHIEEDKEAEELRKGVVLIYQKMLSTLEQKGLAPIKVEKGDDFNADDHEAVTQIPAPSDDLKGKIIDVVEKGYKLGDKVIRFPKVVIGQ is encoded by the coding sequence ATGAGTAAAAAGAAAAAAAATACAGATATAGAACAAGAACAAGTAGAAGCAACTCAAACCGAAACTGTTGAAGTTAAAGAAAAAGAAGAAACATCTGCAGAAGAACAAACGGTAGAAGAGCAAACAATTGAAGAAAAACTACAAGAAGAAGTGAAACAGGAAAAAGATAAATTTTTGCGTTTGTTTGCAGAGTTTGAAAACTATAAAAAGCGTACTTCTAAAGAACGTTTAGATTTGTTTAAAACCGCAAATGAAGAAGTAATGGTAGCTTTGTTACCAATTATAGACGATTTTGAGCGTGCTTTAACACATATTGAAGAAGATAAAGAAGCCGAAGAACTACGCAAAGGAGTAGTGCTTATTTATCAAAAAATGTTATCAACCTTAGAACAAAAAGGACTAGCACCAATAAAAGTTGAAAAAGGAGACGATTTTAATGCCGATGACCATGAGGCGGTAACTCAAATTCCAGCACCGTCAGATGACCTTAAAGGTAAAATTATTGATGTTGTTGAAAAAGGTTATAAATTAGGCGACAAAGTAATACGTTTCCCAAAAGTTGTTATTGGGCAATAA
- a CDS encoding YceI family protein translates to MKKSLLSICILATLTFSCKDKAKEAETKAAQETKVVEIATEKYTANVAESSIEWTGFKPTGKHNGTISITEGAFDVADNKIVGGSFKIDMNSIVVLDIPAEEKGNAKLTGHLKSADFFDTETYPNASFEITGLEEADGKTMLSGNLTLKDATNNVTFPVSISNENGTLSLTSETFTIDRSKWNVKYGSKSFFDDLGDKFINDDIELKISVKATKS, encoded by the coding sequence ATGAAAAAAAGTCTTTTATCTATTTGCATTTTGGCAACCTTAACCTTTAGTTGTAAAGACAAAGCCAAAGAAGCTGAAACTAAAGCTGCACAAGAAACTAAGGTAGTTGAAATAGCTACAGAAAAGTATACTGCTAATGTTGCAGAATCTAGTATTGAGTGGACAGGTTTTAAGCCAACTGGTAAGCATAATGGTACTATTAGCATAACTGAAGGGGCTTTTGATGTTGCTGATAATAAAATTGTTGGTGGCTCTTTTAAAATAGACATGAATTCTATTGTTGTTTTAGATATTCCTGCTGAAGAAAAAGGGAATGCTAAACTTACCGGACATTTAAAAAGTGCCGATTTTTTTGATACCGAAACCTACCCTAATGCCTCTTTTGAAATTACTGGTTTAGAAGAAGCCGATGGTAAAACCATGCTTTCTGGTAACTTAACTTTAAAAGATGCTACCAACAATGTTACTTTTCCTGTGAGTATTTCTAATGAAAACGGTACTCTTAGTTTAACAAGTGAAACTTTTACTATAGACCGCTCTAAATGGAATGTTAAGTATGGTTCTAAATCGTTTTTTGATGATTTAGGTGATAAATTTATTAACGATGACATTGAGCTTAAAATTTCTGTAAAGGCTACAAAATCTTAA
- a CDS encoding 30S ribosomal protein THX, which translates to MGKGDKKTKRGKIYRGTFGVRRPRVKKKTSVETKISVDNKAQPK; encoded by the coding sequence ATGGGAAAAGGAGATAAAAAAACTAAGCGCGGTAAAATTTACAGAGGTACTTTTGGTGTAAGACGCCCAAGGGTAAAAAAGAAAACTTCTGTTGAAACTAAAATAAGTGTAGATAATAAAGCCCAACCTAAGTAG
- the yaaA gene encoding peroxide stress protein YaaA has translation MKLVISPAKSLNFESELPTNIYTEACFLKEAERINKLLKKKSAKSLSKLMNISDALGQLNYERNQEWSLPFTPKNARPAVYAFSGDVYKGLDAYTIPEDKLKKLQDTVRIISGLYGLLKPTDLIQPYRLEMGTKFPVGKNKNLYEFWKKTITTALNDELEDGELFLNLASNEYFKAIDVKALKVPVVTANFKDFKNGKYKVISFFAKAARGMMARYIIDTNANTVEDLKGFNYEGYGFSEDMSTNTELVFIR, from the coding sequence ATGAAATTAGTAATATCTCCTGCTAAGTCGCTAAATTTTGAAAGCGAGTTACCAACAAATATATATACCGAAGCCTGTTTTTTAAAAGAAGCCGAACGTATAAACAAACTGCTTAAAAAGAAATCTGCAAAAAGTTTATCAAAACTGATGAATATTTCTGATGCGTTAGGCCAATTAAATTATGAACGCAATCAAGAATGGAGTTTGCCATTTACACCAAAGAACGCAAGACCTGCTGTATATGCCTTTAGTGGCGATGTTTACAAAGGGTTAGATGCTTATACCATTCCAGAGGATAAACTTAAAAAACTGCAAGATACAGTTCGTATTATTTCTGGTTTATACGGTTTATTAAAACCAACCGATTTAATACAACCTTACAGGTTAGAAATGGGAACTAAATTCCCCGTAGGGAAAAATAAAAACCTATATGAATTCTGGAAAAAAACAATAACTACAGCCTTAAATGATGAGTTAGAAGATGGTGAGTTATTTTTAAACCTTGCCAGTAATGAATACTTTAAAGCTATTGATGTAAAAGCCTTAAAGGTACCCGTTGTAACGGCTAATTTTAAAGATTTTAAAAATGGTAAGTATAAAGTAATTTCGTTTTTTGCAAAAGCAGCACGTGGTATGATGGCACGCTATATAATAGATACTAACGCTAATACTGTAGAAGATTTAAAAGGCTTTAATTATGAAGGCTATGGTTTTAGCGAAGATATGTCAACCAACACAGAGTTAGTTTTTATTAGATAG
- a CDS encoding RluA family pseudouridine synthase translates to MENLKPQLPEEDNLYEHYTFTVKEGQTPLRIDKYVMNFVENATRNKIQTAAKNGSIYVNGTPVKPSYKVKPNDQIRVLFTHPTYENLLVGEDIPLDIVYEDNELLVVNKPAGMVVHPGHGNYSGTLINALIYRFDNLPNNSSERPGLVHRIDKDTSGLLVVAKTEEAMTHLSLQFAEKTSEREYVALVWGNVEADEGTVEGNIGRHPKNRLQNTVFLGDDAEKGKPAVTHYKVLERLGYVTLVSCKLETGRTHQIRVHMKHIGHTLFNDERYGGEKILKGTTFTKYKQFVDNCFKILPRQALHAKTLGFVHPKTGEFMQFTSEIPDDMQQCIEKWRGYSKHIEGL, encoded by the coding sequence ATGGAAAACCTTAAGCCACAGTTGCCCGAAGAGGATAACCTCTATGAACATTATACTTTTACAGTTAAAGAAGGGCAAACTCCATTGCGTATAGATAAATACGTAATGAATTTTGTTGAAAATGCCACAAGAAACAAAATACAAACGGCAGCAAAAAATGGAAGTATTTACGTTAATGGTACCCCAGTTAAACCAAGTTATAAAGTAAAACCTAACGACCAAATAAGGGTTCTTTTTACACACCCTACTTACGAAAATTTATTGGTAGGAGAAGATATTCCGTTAGATATTGTTTATGAAGATAATGAGTTGCTTGTAGTTAATAAACCAGCAGGTATGGTGGTGCATCCCGGTCACGGAAATTATTCTGGCACCTTAATAAACGCTTTAATTTATAGGTTTGATAACTTACCAAACAATTCTAGTGAACGTCCCGGATTGGTACATAGAATTGATAAAGATACTAGCGGACTTTTAGTTGTTGCGAAAACCGAAGAAGCCATGACTCATTTATCTTTACAGTTTGCTGAAAAAACTAGCGAGCGCGAATACGTAGCGTTAGTTTGGGGAAATGTAGAAGCAGATGAAGGTACCGTAGAAGGCAATATTGGGAGACACCCAAAGAACCGATTACAGAACACGGTATTTCTTGGTGATGATGCCGAAAAAGGTAAACCAGCGGTTACCCATTACAAAGTTTTAGAGCGTTTGGGCTATGTTACCTTGGTGTCTTGTAAGTTAGAAACAGGGCGTACCCATCAAATACGCGTACACATGAAACATATTGGGCACACGCTGTTTAACGATGAACGCTATGGTGGCGAAAAAATATTAAAGGGTACCACCTTTACCAAATACAAACAGTTTGTAGATAACTGTTTTAAAATACTGCCAAGACAAGCGTTACATGCAAAAACACTAGGTTTTGTGCATCCCAAAACAGGTGAGTTTATGCAATTTACTTCAGAAATTCCAGACGATATGCAACAGTGTATTGAAAAATGGCGAGGATACTCAAAGCATATTGAGGGGCTTTAG
- a CDS encoding PASTA domain-containing protein gives MSIVKFLVSKTFLKQILLAIVAVVVLCFIMLWWLKGYTHHGDFETVPDLKGKSISVAQLELSENNLVMQIQDSANYNPNYPKFSVIEQEPAAGTQVKENRKIYLTLNPSGYRKVEVPDLRERTFRQAKPNLEALEFKVGKITYEDNIGKDLVLKMYHKGKLIKPGDKLAKTSVIDLVLGNGKRP, from the coding sequence ATGAGCATTGTTAAATTCTTAGTAAGTAAAACATTTTTAAAGCAAATTTTATTGGCTATTGTAGCAGTAGTTGTACTGTGTTTTATAATGTTGTGGTGGTTAAAAGGCTATACACATCATGGTGATTTTGAAACGGTTCCAGATTTAAAAGGAAAATCTATTAGTGTAGCTCAATTAGAGTTAAGTGAGAATAATTTAGTTATGCAAATTCAAGATTCTGCTAACTATAACCCTAATTACCCTAAATTTTCGGTAATAGAGCAAGAACCTGCTGCAGGAACACAAGTAAAAGAAAACAGAAAAATATATTTAACGCTTAACCCATCTGGTTACAGAAAAGTTGAAGTGCCAGATTTAAGAGAACGTACCTTTAGGCAAGCAAAACCAAATTTAGAAGCTTTAGAGTTTAAAGTTGGAAAAATTACTTATGAAGATAATATTGGTAAAGATTTGGTATTGAAAATGTATCACAAAGGAAAACTTATAAAACCTGGTGATAAACTTGCAAAAACTTCTGTAATAGATTTAGTGCTTGGTAACGGGAAACGCCCGTAA